A DNA window from Pseudomonas sp. GD03919 contains the following coding sequences:
- the cas1e gene encoding type I-E CRISPR-associated endonuclease Cas1e: MAGNLLPPLKPLPMKDRVSMIFVQYGQIDVQDGAFVVIDKTGVRMHIPVGSVACIMLEPGTRVSHAAVHLASTVGTLLVWVGESGVRLYASGQPGGARADRLLYQAKLALDDELRLKVVRKMYELRFQEPAPARRSVEQLRGIEGARVRETYKLLAKQYGVDWRSRNYDRNEWDAADIPNRCLSAATSCLYGITEAAVLAAGYAPAVGFIHTGKPLSFVYDIADLFKFETVVPLAFRIAAKAPHQPEREVRLGCRDLFRSSRILAKIIPTIEEVLSAGGISPPEAPPESVPPAIPNPESIGDAGHRAQ; the protein is encoded by the coding sequence ATGGCCGGTAACCTGCTCCCTCCGCTGAAGCCCCTGCCGATGAAGGATCGGGTGTCGATGATCTTCGTCCAGTACGGGCAGATCGATGTGCAGGACGGCGCCTTCGTGGTGATCGACAAGACCGGCGTGCGCATGCACATCCCGGTCGGCTCGGTGGCCTGCATCATGCTCGAACCGGGCACGCGGGTGTCGCATGCCGCCGTGCATCTGGCCTCGACGGTCGGCACCTTGCTGGTGTGGGTGGGTGAGTCCGGCGTGCGCCTGTATGCCAGCGGTCAACCGGGCGGGGCGCGGGCGGATCGCTTGCTCTACCAGGCCAAGCTGGCGCTGGATGACGAACTGCGGCTGAAAGTGGTGCGCAAGATGTACGAGTTGCGTTTTCAGGAGCCTGCCCCGGCTCGGCGCAGTGTCGAGCAGTTGCGTGGCATCGAGGGCGCGCGCGTGCGTGAAACCTACAAGCTGTTGGCCAAGCAGTACGGTGTCGACTGGCGCTCGCGCAATTATGACCGTAACGAATGGGATGCCGCGGACATACCCAACCGTTGCCTGTCGGCGGCCACCTCCTGCCTGTATGGCATCACCGAAGCCGCTGTGCTGGCGGCAGGCTATGCGCCGGCGGTGGGTTTTATCCACACCGGCAAACCGTTGTCCTTCGTCTACGATATCGCCGACCTGTTCAAGTTCGAGACCGTGGTGCCGTTGGCCTTCCGCATCGCCGCCAAAGCGCCTCATCAGCCCGAGCGCGAAGTGCGTCTGGGCTGTCGTGACCTGTTTCGCTCCAGCAGGATCCTGGCGAAGATCATCCCCACCATCGAAGAGGTGCTGTCCGCAGGTGGTATCTCGCCACCCGAGGCACCG